Proteins from one Cellulosilyticum lentocellum DSM 5427 genomic window:
- a CDS encoding DUF6063 family protein: MNYRNEEILEAYKLYSKLAVEGASSLGEMRAYTREEHIEELMNQFAAQDYATIIIAGEQVYLVPIASSSPFHMSNETIKKLYLPNNATNLDIYLMYVATIILLGEFYNSYQTKEPTRVFIGMEEWLEAVNTRMETLAQIDKEVLQKIEEEQEYNWIKILEKWLALDDVKEKAKKLTGVTASRISFLNMTKQFLEKQDMIKDIGNYEIEITEKTKVIIQRYYMDYEYNRGILDFIYQYS, encoded by the coding sequence ATGAACTATAGAAATGAGGAAATCTTAGAAGCTTACAAACTTTATAGCAAGCTAGCAGTAGAAGGAGCCAGCTCCTTAGGAGAAATGAGAGCTTATACAAGAGAGGAACATATAGAAGAACTGATGAATCAGTTTGCAGCCCAGGATTATGCAACGATTATTATTGCTGGAGAACAGGTATATTTAGTACCTATTGCAAGTAGCTCACCTTTTCATATGAGCAATGAAACCATTAAGAAGCTTTATCTACCTAATAATGCCACTAACTTAGATATTTATTTAATGTATGTAGCAACAATCATTTTATTAGGAGAATTTTATAACAGTTATCAAACCAAGGAGCCAACAAGAGTATTTATAGGGATGGAGGAGTGGCTAGAAGCTGTTAATACCAGAATGGAAACCCTTGCTCAAATAGATAAAGAAGTGCTTCAAAAGATTGAAGAAGAACAAGAATACAACTGGATCAAAATCTTAGAAAAATGGTTAGCACTAGATGATGTAAAAGAAAAAGCCAAAAAGCTAACAGGCGTAACAGCAAGTCGTATCAGCTTTTTAAATATGACGAAGCAGTTCTTAGAGAAGCAGGATATGATTAAAGACATCGGGAATTACGAGATAGAAATCACTGAGAAAACAAAGGTCATTATTCAGCGTTATTATATGGATTATGAGTATAACCGAGGAATATTAGATTTTATTTATCAGTATAGCTAG
- the treC gene encoding alpha,alpha-phosphotrehalase yields MNFKDKVIYQIYPKSFQDTTGNGFGDLKGVTSRLNYLEELGIDYIWLTPFFISPQRDNGYDVADYRNIDPLFGTMADCEELIEEANKRSIGIMLDMVFNHTSTEHQWFQKALAGDPEYMDYYFFKDGTPDQPPTNWESKFGGNAWEYVPHLKKWYLHLFDVTQADLNWENPKVREELKEIIRFWKNKGVKGFRFDVVNLISKPEVFESDKVGDGRRFYTDGSKVHAYLKELVADTQIENMVTVGEMSSTTLEHCIRYSNPKEKELSMCFNFHHLKVDYKDGNKWEIMQPDFKALKTLFYNWQLGMQENEGWNALFWCNHDQPRVVSRLGDDENYWKESAKMLATCIHMMQGTPYIFQGEEIGMTNAKYTDISQYCDVESKNYYEIMLRNGKTKEEALAILGARSRDNSRTPMQWNSGDHAGFSNSTPWLSIPENYKAINVEIEQNDADSILAYYKKLIQIRKEHPAISEGKIEFIYKDHPEILAYKRSFGDEEILVLNNLGRNHTRLTADLQLESYEKILGNYEKADHAKELEPFEAIIYRRVKR; encoded by the coding sequence ATGAATTTTAAAGATAAAGTAATCTATCAAATCTATCCAAAATCATTCCAAGATACAACAGGAAATGGATTTGGGGACTTAAAGGGTGTAACAAGCAGATTAAATTACTTAGAGGAGCTTGGTATAGACTATATATGGCTTACCCCTTTTTTTATTTCACCACAAAGAGACAACGGTTATGATGTAGCAGATTATCGTAATATTGACCCTTTATTTGGGACAATGGCGGACTGTGAGGAGCTTATTGAGGAGGCCAATAAACGCAGTATAGGCATTATGTTAGATATGGTTTTCAATCATACGTCTACAGAGCATCAATGGTTTCAAAAAGCACTTGCTGGAGATCCAGAATATATGGATTATTATTTTTTCAAGGATGGTACGCCAGATCAGCCACCTACTAATTGGGAATCAAAATTTGGTGGCAATGCTTGGGAGTATGTGCCACATCTTAAAAAATGGTACCTTCATTTATTTGATGTAACCCAGGCAGACTTAAATTGGGAAAATCCTAAGGTAAGAGAAGAGCTTAAAGAGATTATTAGATTCTGGAAGAATAAGGGCGTTAAAGGCTTCCGTTTTGATGTTGTGAATCTGATTTCTAAACCAGAAGTATTTGAAAGTGATAAGGTGGGGGACGGCAGAAGATTTTACACAGATGGTTCTAAAGTGCATGCATATCTTAAGGAATTAGTGGCAGATACACAAATCGAAAATATGGTGACAGTAGGCGAGATGTCATCTACAACACTAGAGCATTGTATCCGTTATAGCAATCCAAAGGAAAAGGAATTGTCTATGTGTTTTAACTTCCATCATCTTAAAGTAGATTATAAGGATGGAAATAAGTGGGAGATTATGCAGCCAGATTTCAAAGCACTTAAAACGTTATTCTACAATTGGCAATTAGGTATGCAAGAAAATGAAGGATGGAACGCACTATTTTGGTGTAATCATGACCAACCAAGAGTGGTATCACGTTTAGGAGATGATGAAAACTATTGGAAGGAATCAGCTAAAATGCTAGCAACGTGCATCCATATGATGCAAGGTACACCTTATATTTTTCAAGGTGAAGAAATTGGTATGACAAATGCAAAGTATACAGATATTAGTCAGTACTGTGATGTAGAAAGCAAAAACTACTATGAAATCATGCTTAGAAATGGTAAGACAAAAGAAGAAGCACTTGCTATTTTAGGGGCAAGATCTAGAGATAACAGCCGTACACCAATGCAGTGGAATAGTGGTGACCATGCAGGGTTTTCTAACAGTACACCATGGCTTTCAATTCCTGAAAACTATAAAGCAATTAATGTAGAAATAGAGCAAAACGATGCAGATTCTATATTAGCGTATTATAAAAAGTTAATTCAAATACGTAAAGAGCATCCTGCCATTTCAGAAGGAAAAATTGAGTTTATTTATAAAGATCATCCAGAAATATTGGCTTATAAAAGAAGCTTTGGAGATGAAGAAATCTTAGTATTAAATAACTTAGGAAGAAATCATACTCGGTTAACAGCCGATTTACAGCTTGAATCTTATGAAAAAATACTAGGAAATTATGAAAAGGCTGATCATGCCAAAGAACTGGAACCATTTGAAGCTATTATTTATAGACGTGTGAAAAGATAG
- the treP gene encoding PTS system trehalose-specific EIIBC component, with protein sequence MSTYKDEAKALLAYVGGKENIAAVSHCMTRLRFVLAEPSKADIKKIEELKNVKGTFTQSGQFQVIIGNKVSEFYQDFSKVAGIEGTSKDEVKQAAKKNQNIFQRIVGGIAEIFAPLIPAIIVGGLILGFRNVIDSLYLFENGTKTLVEMSQFWAGIDHFLWLIGEAVFHMLPVGICWSVTKKMGTTQMLGIVLGLTLVSGQLLNAYAVGSTAAADIPVWNFGFAQVQMIGYQAQIIPAILAAFTLVYLEKFFRKITPQAISMIVVPFASLLLAVMAAHFVLGPIGWKVGSAISAVVYAGITGPLKVVFGMVFGFLYAPLVITGLHHMTNAIDLQLIADFGGTMLWPMIALSNIAQGSAVLGMIYVQRKNAAAQEVNVPACLSCYLGVTEPAIFGVNLKYTFPFICGMIGSGIAATISVLTNTTANAIGVGGIPGILSIQPTYMLSFGIAMLVAIVVPFVLTVIVAKKKGLGNH encoded by the coding sequence ATGAGTACATATAAAGATGAGGCTAAAGCACTACTAGCTTATGTGGGTGGTAAAGAAAATATTGCAGCCGTATCACATTGTATGACACGTCTACGTTTTGTTTTAGCAGAACCATCAAAAGCGGATATTAAGAAAATTGAAGAATTAAAAAATGTTAAAGGGACTTTTACACAGTCTGGTCAGTTCCAGGTTATTATAGGAAATAAAGTATCTGAGTTTTACCAAGACTTTTCAAAGGTAGCAGGTATTGAAGGAACTTCTAAAGATGAAGTAAAACAAGCGGCTAAAAAGAATCAAAATATTTTCCAGCGTATAGTAGGAGGGATTGCAGAAATCTTCGCACCACTTATTCCCGCTATTATCGTAGGAGGTTTGATTTTAGGATTCCGTAACGTTATTGATAGTTTATATTTATTTGAAAATGGAACAAAAACTCTTGTAGAGATGAGTCAATTCTGGGCAGGTATTGATCATTTCCTTTGGTTAATTGGTGAAGCAGTATTTCATATGTTACCAGTAGGGATTTGTTGGTCAGTAACTAAAAAGATGGGAACAACCCAAATGTTAGGAATCGTCCTTGGGCTTACTTTAGTATCAGGACAACTTTTAAATGCCTATGCAGTAGGATCTACTGCAGCAGCAGATATTCCTGTTTGGAATTTTGGATTTGCACAAGTTCAAATGATTGGTTACCAAGCACAAATCATTCCAGCTATTTTAGCTGCATTTACACTCGTATATCTTGAGAAATTCTTCCGTAAGATTACACCACAAGCAATCTCCATGATTGTGGTACCTTTTGCAAGTTTACTATTAGCAGTAATGGCAGCGCACTTTGTATTAGGCCCTATCGGCTGGAAAGTCGGTTCAGCTATTTCAGCTGTAGTATACGCTGGTATTACAGGACCATTAAAAGTTGTATTTGGTATGGTATTTGGTTTCTTATATGCACCATTAGTTATTACAGGACTTCACCACATGACAAATGCAATCGACTTACAACTTATTGCAGACTTTGGTGGTACAATGCTGTGGCCAATGATTGCTTTATCTAACATTGCACAAGGGTCAGCAGTTCTTGGTATGATTTATGTACAACGTAAAAATGCAGCAGCGCAAGAAGTGAATGTGCCAGCCTGCTTATCTTGCTATTTAGGTGTTACAGAACCAGCAATCTTTGGTGTTAACCTTAAATATACATTCCCATTCATTTGTGGAATGATTGGTTCAGGAATCGCAGCTACTATTTCAGTACTCACTAATACAACAGCAAATGCCATTGGTGTAGGTGGTATTCCTGGTATCTTATCCATCCAACCAACGTATATGTTAAGCTTTGGTATAGCTATGCTTGTAGCAATTGTTGTACCATTTGTGTTAACAGTAATCGTTGCAAAGAAAAAAGGCTTAGGCAATCATTAA
- a CDS encoding UTRA domain-containing protein: protein MAGVKYELIYDELKKKIEAFEYNFQELLPSENTLIVTYDCSRNTVRRAIAQLVKAGYVQSLQGKGVRVIYEPQQQNSFTLAGIETFEELAKRNNRIPSTKVLIFTDLIADESIHRRTGLPVGSELYYIQRVRYLDGTPTILDHSFFLKEVTKGLTPEIAEKSIYHYLEQDLGVSIITSKRKITVEKATDADVIHLDLDLNEHNCLAVVSNQTYNSDGVMFEFTASRHRPEFFSFQDTATRTKPSF, encoded by the coding sequence ATGGCAGGCGTTAAATATGAACTCATTTATGATGAACTAAAAAAGAAAATTGAAGCATTTGAATATAACTTTCAAGAATTACTTCCTTCTGAAAATACATTGATCGTAACTTATGATTGTTCTAGAAATACAGTTCGCAGGGCCATTGCACAGCTTGTCAAAGCTGGCTATGTCCAATCTCTTCAGGGGAAAGGCGTTCGTGTAATCTATGAGCCACAGCAACAAAACTCTTTTACACTTGCCGGCATTGAAACTTTTGAAGAACTAGCCAAACGCAATAATAGAATACCTTCCACTAAAGTCTTAATCTTTACAGACCTCATTGCTGATGAGTCTATTCATCGCCGTACAGGTCTCCCAGTAGGTAGTGAACTTTATTATATCCAACGTGTCCGTTACCTAGATGGTACACCCACCATTTTGGACCATAGTTTCTTCTTAAAAGAAGTTACAAAGGGACTCACTCCTGAAATAGCTGAGAAATCAATTTATCATTATTTAGAACAAGACCTAGGCGTATCCATTATCACTAGTAAACGTAAAATCACCGTTGAAAAAGCAACTGATGCTGATGTGATTCACTTGGATTTGGACCTAAATGAACATAACTGCTTGGCTGTTGTTTCTAATCAAACTTACAATTCAGATGGCGTTATGTTTGAATTTACAGCTTCTAGACATCGTCCTGAATTCTTTAGTTTCCAAGATACTGCAACACGTACCAAGCCATCTTTTTAA
- a CDS encoding PhzF family phenazine biosynthesis isomerase, protein MEIIQYDVFTLTVNKGNPVGIITDGDKYDDELMQKIAYKAGYNECCFICKSDVADYKLRYFTPGHETPLCGHATIGTMKFIVDGLNANSDLDFKIETRAGLLDIHYSYDTDELLMEQANATFTPFEGDKEQLLNAIGLEIEDLDTRYPIVYGSTGAWTTLIPIKTLDSFQKMKPNNDLFPAILKQMPRASIHPFTLECYDQKSDMHGRHFSSCYSGTIEDSVTGTASGVMSAYYLKYIKGSDEVDLMIEQGNEINKEGYVHGYAFRNNDEIEVKISGTAVKSKVFKIALTSD, encoded by the coding sequence ATGGAGATTATTCAATATGATGTATTTACTTTGACCGTCAATAAAGGCAATCCTGTAGGGATTATTACTGATGGAGATAAGTATGATGATGAGCTCATGCAAAAGATTGCTTACAAGGCAGGTTACAATGAGTGTTGTTTTATATGTAAGTCAGACGTTGCTGATTATAAGTTGAGGTATTTTACACCAGGACATGAAACACCTCTATGTGGTCATGCAACCATAGGTACAATGAAATTTATTGTTGATGGTTTAAATGCCAATAGTGATTTAGATTTTAAAATAGAAACAAGAGCAGGGCTATTAGATATTCACTACAGTTATGACACGGATGAACTATTAATGGAGCAAGCCAATGCTACCTTTACACCATTTGAGGGAGATAAAGAGCAGTTATTAAATGCAATAGGATTAGAGATAGAGGATTTAGATACACGTTATCCTATTGTGTATGGAAGTACTGGTGCTTGGACAACACTTATACCTATTAAAACATTGGATAGCTTTCAAAAAATGAAACCTAATAATGATTTATTTCCTGCTATTTTAAAACAGATGCCTAGAGCTTCCATTCATCCTTTCACATTAGAATGCTATGATCAAAAGAGTGACATGCATGGAAGGCATTTTTCTTCCTGTTATTCTGGAACTATTGAAGATTCAGTAACAGGAACAGCTAGTGGTGTTATGTCTGCTTATTATTTAAAATACATCAAAGGTAGTGATGAAGTAGATCTAATGATTGAACAAGGAAATGAGATAAATAAAGAGGGATATGTTCATGGATATGCTTTTAGAAATAATGATGAGATAGAGGTGAAAATATCTGGAACAGCAGTAAAGTCCAAAGTATTTAAAATAGCATTAACGAGCGACTAA
- a CDS encoding cation diffusion facilitator family transporter yields the protein MEKSKFKIVKKVLWLILLANFAVAAAKVIFGMIINSASMTADGFHSITDGSSNIVGLIGIGIASKPIDDDHPYGHKKFETITGLFIVAMLVGLGLKIIVGAISHFINPITPEISISSLVVMIITLGVNLFVTTYERKKGEECNSTILISDAMHTKSDIYVTIGVLTTLVAIKLGAPVWIDPLASLIVAGFILKAGYEIFDMTCGVLVDKAVVDNKEIEKITVKHELVKGVHKIRNRGTIDDLHIDMHILASCDLTLGQTHKLSHDIEDMLQKELNPHAQVIIHIEPYETELGKED from the coding sequence ATGGAAAAGAGTAAGTTTAAGATTGTAAAGAAAGTATTGTGGCTCATTTTATTAGCAAACTTTGCAGTGGCAGCAGCTAAGGTGATTTTTGGGATGATTATTAATAGTGCTAGTATGACAGCAGATGGATTTCACTCTATAACAGATGGTTCATCCAATATTGTAGGGCTTATTGGAATTGGAATTGCATCAAAGCCCATTGATGATGATCACCCCTATGGGCACAAGAAATTTGAAACGATTACAGGGCTTTTTATAGTAGCAATGCTAGTTGGTTTAGGACTTAAGATTATAGTAGGGGCAATAAGTCATTTTATTAATCCTATAACACCGGAAATTAGTATTTCAAGTTTAGTGGTGATGATCATTACACTAGGTGTTAATTTATTTGTCACAACATACGAACGCAAAAAAGGTGAAGAATGCAATAGTACGATTTTAATTTCAGATGCCATGCATACCAAAAGTGATATTTATGTAACGATTGGTGTACTTACCACGTTGGTGGCTATTAAACTTGGGGCACCAGTATGGATAGATCCACTTGCATCACTGATTGTAGCAGGATTTATTTTGAAAGCAGGCTATGAAATATTTGATATGACCTGTGGTGTGCTGGTAGATAAAGCAGTAGTGGACAATAAAGAAATAGAGAAAATTACAGTCAAACATGAGCTTGTCAAAGGTGTACATAAAATCAGAAATCGTGGAACAATAGATGATTTACATATTGATATGCATATTTTAGCTTCTTGTGATTTGACACTTGGACAGACACACAAGCTTTCACACGACATTGAAGATATGCTGCAAAAAGAGCTTAATCCTCATGCACAGGTTATTATTCATATTGAACCTTATGAGACGGAGCTAGGCAAAGAAGATTAG
- a CDS encoding flavodoxin family protein, translating to MRAIVVYYSLEGHTQYIAEEIAQCLKADTLALKIAKPYPKGKMARMFWCGKAAVFGEKPKLAPYEFDTSQYDVVILGTPIWAGSHAAPISTFLEENNIGGHKVAIYVCSGGGGTQKCFNQLENKWGEAIATLSLINPNKQTYAEDRSKVEAFCKAIQESI from the coding sequence ATGAGAGCCATAGTAGTTTATTATTCATTAGAGGGCCATACACAATATATAGCAGAGGAAATAGCTCAGTGTCTAAAAGCAGATACATTAGCCTTGAAAATAGCAAAACCCTATCCAAAGGGGAAAATGGCTAGGATGTTTTGGTGTGGGAAAGCAGCAGTGTTTGGAGAAAAGCCAAAGCTTGCACCTTATGAATTTGATACATCTCAGTATGATGTCGTAATTTTGGGGACACCTATTTGGGCAGGAAGCCATGCAGCTCCTATTAGTACATTTCTTGAAGAAAATAATATAGGAGGGCATAAGGTGGCAATTTATGTATGTAGTGGAGGCGGGGGTACACAGAAATGTTTTAATCAACTTGAAAATAAATGGGGAGAAGCAATTGCAACCTTAAGTCTTATTAATCCCAATAAGCAAACTTATGCAGAAGATAGATCGAAGGTAGAAGCTTTTTGTAAAGCTATTCAAGAGAGTATATAA
- a CDS encoding HD domain-containing protein, with translation MINTLAYKMMTYYSGDAKRIQHFIKVHSFAKLIGEMEQLDPETLTLIEVTALVHDIGIKAAEAQFGSSNGKLQEQLGPDLAKKLLKELDYHEEKIKRVCYIVGHHHTYTDIQGIDYQILVEADFLVNFYEDELGKEAIKTAYNNIFKTPSGKKLCEIMYGI, from the coding sequence ATGATTAATACATTAGCATATAAGATGATGACGTATTATAGCGGAGATGCCAAACGTATTCAACATTTTATTAAGGTACATAGCTTTGCCAAACTCATTGGGGAGATGGAGCAGCTAGACCCAGAAACACTTACCCTAATAGAAGTAACAGCCCTTGTACATGATATAGGGATTAAAGCAGCAGAAGCACAATTTGGGAGTAGTAATGGTAAGTTACAAGAACAATTAGGTCCAGATTTAGCTAAGAAGCTCTTAAAAGAACTGGACTATCATGAAGAGAAAATTAAACGTGTTTGTTATATAGTAGGCCACCATCATACTTATACAGATATACAAGGAATAGACTATCAGATTTTAGTAGAAGCAGATTTCCTTGTAAACTTTTATGAAGATGAGCTAGGAAAAGAAGCTATAAAGACCGCCTATAACAATATTTTTAAAACCCCTAGCGGAAAAAAGCTTTGTGAGATTATGTATGGGATTTAG
- a CDS encoding CapA family protein has translation MKKKLIAILAICICLWSSQALMADIVVTTVEKTITMQDHTTYRKQGTTMVQAAPFLKALGYQVTWQQKEGTFLIMPGNIVIKANSRQASVGGSNYYLETAPVVKDGRVYIPLKFFSDFLGYNVVYKDGQMNISGTENIGKTGKYEEEISEKRITLSAAGDFTLGYYKGQSRGGRFDEVAKANGYAYFMKNVKSIFEEDDLTIVNLEGPLTTRGSAAEKEFAIRGLPEYIKILQLGDIEVVNLANNHSKDYGNVGYTDTKSVLTKNQIGYFGSDQTYYITINDIRIALIGESAWSNDQGMKNKLKKRITEAKAKADLIIIEFHWGIERENIPNKVQQDLAKYVIDQGAHLVLGSHPHVIQGIGSYKGANIVYSMGNFCFGANKNPDDKDTFIYRETFVLTKDGIVSEGNEIIPCSISSVSNRNNYQPKVLTGADKERVLKRIEKYSKGLKN, from the coding sequence ATGAAAAAGAAGTTAATCGCTATTTTAGCAATATGTATTTGTCTTTGGAGTAGTCAAGCTTTAATGGCAGATATAGTGGTCACTACAGTAGAGAAAACGATTACTATGCAGGATCATACGACTTACAGGAAGCAAGGAACGACCATGGTGCAAGCAGCACCTTTTCTAAAAGCACTGGGATATCAAGTGACTTGGCAGCAAAAAGAAGGCACTTTTCTTATTATGCCAGGTAATATAGTGATTAAGGCAAATAGCCGTCAAGCTAGCGTAGGGGGAAGTAACTATTACTTAGAAACAGCGCCAGTGGTTAAAGATGGAAGAGTTTATATACCCCTTAAGTTTTTCTCAGATTTCTTAGGTTATAACGTGGTTTACAAAGACGGTCAGATGAATATTTCAGGTACTGAAAATATAGGGAAAACTGGAAAATATGAAGAAGAAATAAGTGAAAAGCGAATCACCCTATCAGCAGCAGGAGATTTTACATTAGGGTATTACAAAGGACAAAGTAGAGGTGGGCGCTTTGATGAAGTAGCTAAGGCAAATGGCTATGCTTATTTTATGAAGAATGTAAAAAGCATTTTTGAAGAGGATGATTTAACTATAGTAAATTTAGAAGGACCTCTCACGACTAGAGGTAGTGCAGCAGAAAAGGAATTTGCTATTAGAGGGTTACCTGAGTACATAAAGATTTTACAGTTAGGAGATATAGAAGTTGTTAATTTAGCCAACAATCATAGTAAGGATTATGGAAATGTAGGCTATACAGATACAAAAAGTGTTTTAACAAAAAATCAAATTGGGTATTTTGGCAGTGATCAAACCTACTATATAACCATTAATGATATCCGCATTGCTCTGATTGGAGAATCCGCTTGGAGTAATGATCAAGGTATGAAAAATAAACTTAAAAAGCGTATTACAGAAGCGAAAGCAAAAGCAGACTTAATCATTATAGAGTTTCATTGGGGGATTGAGAGAGAAAATATTCCTAATAAAGTGCAGCAGGATTTAGCTAAGTACGTCATTGATCAAGGTGCTCATTTAGTACTGGGTAGCCATCCTCATGTGATTCAAGGTATAGGAAGTTATAAAGGTGCCAATATTGTGTACAGCATGGGTAACTTCTGCTTTGGCGCTAATAAAAATCCTGATGATAAAGACACCTTTATTTATAGGGAAACCTTTGTATTAACTAAAGATGGTATTGTTTCAGAAGGCAATGAAATTATTCCTTGTTCTATTTCTTCTGTATCTAATAGAAATAATTATCAACCCAAAGTTCTTACAGGTGCAGATAAAGAGCGTGTATTAAAACGCATTGAGAAATATAGTAAAGGCCTCAAAAACTAA
- a CDS encoding Cof-type HAD-IIB family hydrolase: MKTLYVTDLDGTLLNTKDRISEYSKKVINELIKEGMHFTYATARSLISAAVVAEGLSPQIPVIVYNGAFILDATTREVMASSGFNVEEKLFIKKLLHHYQVSPLVYAFIEGIERVSWIPKHENEGIRYYLNNRRGDKRFREVGQVEALYEGEVFYFTCIGEREELLPIYEALKDHPHYNCLFHQELYREEYWCEILPKKATKANAIKQLKELFQYDRVIAFGDAMNDIPMFEIADECYAVANAVPELRELATDVIESNEEDGVAKWLMHHFS; this comes from the coding sequence ATGAAGACATTATATGTGACAGACTTAGATGGCACTTTATTAAATACCAAGGATAGAATAAGTGAATATAGCAAAAAGGTTATTAATGAGCTAATTAAGGAAGGCATGCACTTTACCTATGCTACAGCAAGATCCTTAATCTCAGCGGCTGTAGTGGCTGAAGGCTTAAGTCCTCAGATACCTGTTATTGTTTATAATGGAGCCTTTATTTTAGATGCCACAACAAGAGAGGTTATGGCCTCCAGTGGGTTTAATGTAGAAGAAAAACTGTTTATAAAGAAGCTATTACATCACTATCAAGTAAGCCCTTTAGTATATGCTTTTATAGAGGGGATAGAAAGGGTAAGCTGGATACCAAAGCATGAAAATGAAGGTATTCGCTATTATTTAAATAATAGAAGAGGGGATAAGCGTTTTAGAGAAGTAGGGCAAGTAGAAGCTTTATATGAGGGAGAAGTCTTTTATTTTACTTGCATAGGAGAAAGGGAAGAATTACTTCCGATTTATGAGGCATTAAAAGACCACCCTCATTATAACTGCTTATTTCATCAAGAGCTTTATAGAGAAGAGTATTGGTGTGAGATTTTGCCAAAGAAAGCGACTAAAGCTAATGCTATTAAGCAGTTAAAAGAACTCTTTCAGTATGACAGGGTGATTGCTTTTGGGGATGCCATGAATGATATACCTATGTTTGAAATAGCAGATGAATGTTATGCAGTAGCCAATGCTGTTCCAGAGCTTAGAGAATTGGCAACAGATGTAATAGAAAGCAATGAAGAAGATGGTGTAGCTAAGTGGTTAATGCATCATTTTTCTTAA
- the truA gene encoding tRNA pseudouridine(38-40) synthase TruA, with protein sequence MRNFKIVIQYDGSRYKGFQLQRDTDLTVQAKIEAVLEKMTEEQVEIIGCDRTDVGVHAENYVASFKTECTLSTACMLDYLYEFLPEDIVVKSIEEVDERFHARYNVKAKTYEYTINCGAQRNVFNRKYVHHMSENFDLKSMNEVAAVFKGTHDFQSFTSLKPNGKSTMQTINEIEIIQKGDILQIRVTADDFLLHMPRMIIGAIVEAGKGTITAQQTQEVMDKKQRATGYPMAKPKALSLVEVKY encoded by the coding sequence ATGAGAAATTTTAAAATCGTTATTCAGTATGATGGCAGTCGTTATAAGGGTTTTCAACTCCAAAGAGATACAGATCTTACGGTGCAAGCAAAAATCGAAGCAGTTCTTGAGAAAATGACAGAGGAGCAAGTAGAGATTATTGGCTGTGACCGCACAGATGTAGGTGTTCATGCAGAAAATTATGTAGCTAGTTTTAAAACGGAGTGTACTTTAAGTACAGCGTGTATGTTAGATTATTTGTATGAATTTTTACCTGAGGACATTGTGGTAAAAAGCATAGAAGAAGTAGATGAGCGCTTCCATGCACGTTATAATGTCAAAGCCAAGACTTATGAGTATACCATTAATTGTGGTGCTCAAAGAAATGTCTTTAATAGAAAATATGTGCATCATATGTCTGAGAACTTTGACCTGAAAAGTATGAACGAAGTAGCGGCTGTTTTTAAAGGTACCCACGATTTTCAAAGCTTTACAAGTTTAAAACCCAATGGCAAATCAACGATGCAAACCATTAACGAAATTGAAATCATCCAAAAAGGGGATATCCTTCAGATTCGCGTAACAGCAGATGACTTCTTATTGCATATGCCAAGAATGATTATTGGTGCAATCGTTGAAGCAGGGAAAGGAACGATAACAGCTCAGCAAACTCAGGAAGTCATGGATAAAAAACAAAGAGCAACAGGCTATCCTATGGCCAAGCCAAAAGCCCTTTCACTAGTAGAAGTAAAATATTAA